In Schizosaccharomyces osmophilus chromosome 2, complete sequence, the following proteins share a genomic window:
- the wtf22 gene encoding wtf meiotic driver (syntenic with wtf10 in CBS 15792), which produces MKNKYTPISDSDESSKTLNDEKADSRSSPSDGTPPPYTASYKFIDLEMAPETEESSKKKRYLTPRELAIVFAIFIVYNVCLIIARVILLVYEIPFNQLAVWVLFGVWCALFLSMTIVITQMPKEWFTQAGRATKKVAPAVCKALITLIIFNGIGGGALKLSGAFEYIHSTAVLVVLAVLNICFFVLLIHNPDAIEDHVSTRLNRISRNGPPPNEEIELQPLAEQRAEV; this is translated from the exons atgaaaaacaaatatactcCTATTTCGGATTCTGATGAgtcttccaaaacgctcaatgatgaaaaggcaGATAGTCGGTCGTCTCCTTCAGATGGTACGCCTCCTCCGTATACAG CTTCATACAAATTTATAGATCTAGAAATGGCTCctgaaacagaagaaagttctaaaaagaaaagatatctGACGCCTCGTGAATtagcaattgtttttgctatttttattgtatatAATGTATGCTTAATTATTGCGAGGgtcattcttcttgtttacgaaattcCGTTTAATCAGCTTGCCGTTTGGGTACTTTTTGGCGTTTGGTGCGCTCTATTTCTGTCAATGACAATTG TAATAACTCAAATGCCTAAAGAATGGTTCACGCAAGCTGGAAGAGCAACAAAGAAAGTTGCACCAGCTGTGTGTAAAGCCTTAATTACActcattattttcaatggaaTTGGGGGTGGTGCTTTGAAATTATCAGGAGCATTTGAATATATACATTCAACTGCGGTGTTGGTTGTTTTGGCTGTACTGAACATATGcttctttgttcttctCATTC ATAACCCAGATGCAATTGAAGATCATGTGTCTACACGTCTA AACAGAATTAGCAGGAATGGTCCACCTCCtaacgaagaaatcgaaCTTCAGCCTCTTGCTGAGCAAAGGGCTGAAGTTTGA
- the cox14 gene encoding cytochrome c oxidase assembly protein Cox14 — MNRGSIYNLIQRGSVSILLFGTVGGTVILGQSYFAHKRRRLAALKEHEKNLQDERFAEDEFNQLDLK, encoded by the exons ATGAATCGTGGCAGTATTTACAACTTGATCCAGAGGGGATCGGTTtctattttgcttttcggCACTGTTGGCGGTACAGTAATACTTGGTCAATCATACTTTGCTCATAAGAGACGCCGTTTGGCTGCTTTGAAAGAACACGAAAAG AATCTTCAAGATGAAAGGTTTGCCGAAGACGAGTTTAATCAATTGGACCTGAAGTAA
- a CDS encoding 3-ketoacyl-acyl carrier protein reductase, producing MPNKSLPLENRVAIVTGGSRGIGAGIAETLASRGAKVAITFTSEMNKIKGFGTSADAITIQADLRNVASAKLIVDTTVKAFGPVIHILVNNAGVSYKGASIGTTSIEDHNSIFDVNVRAVFFMGEAVAPHLPNKGGRIINIGSAAGREPFGLPIYCASKAAIEGFTRCWAAELGSKGHTVNQVNPGAVETDMLREVDISVTNMLKAMTHMENRFGQPQDIADVVGFLAEESSRWITGQVISASGGLAMY from the exons ATGCCAAATAAAAGTCTTCCTCTTGAAAACAGAGTCGCCATCGTTACAGGAGGCTCCAGAGGTATCGGAGCAGGAATTGCTGAAACATTGGCAAGCCGTGGTGCCAAGGTTGCCATTACTTTTACCTCCGAGA TGAATAAGATCAAAGGATTTGGTACTTCAGCAGACGCCATCACTATTCAAGCCGACTTGCGTAACGTTGCAAGTGCTAAGCTAATCGTCGATACTACTGTCAAAGCGTTTGGTCCCGTCATTCATATTCTCGTTAATAATGCTGGAGTTTCTTATAAAGGAGCTTCTATTGGAACTACGTCTATTGAGGACCACAATAGTATCTTTGACGTAAATGTTCGAGCTGTCTTTTTCATGGGAGAAGCCGTAGCACCCCATCTCCCCAATAAAGGTGGTAGGATCATTAATATCGGAAGCGCGGCAGGAAGAGAACCATTTGGTTTACCCATATATTGTGCAAGCAAAGCAGCTATTGAAGGGTTCACAAGATGCTGGGCCGCTGAATTAGGTTCTAAAGGTCATACAGTCAATCAAGTCAATCCGGGTGCGGTGGAGACAGATATGCTAAGGGAAGTAGATATTTCAGTAACTAATATGTTGAAAGCTATGACTCATATGGAGAACCGCTTTGGACAGCCTCAGGATATTGCAGACGTTGTTGGGTTTCTTGCTGAAGAAAGCAGCCGATGGATCACAGGGCAAGTCATTTCAGCCTCTGGGGGATTAGCTATGTATTAA
- a CDS encoding hsp16-like protein, which produces MSLQPFFELHPFQDVFSDFLSYSPRVQRQNRVGDLSPAIDVHEGKDTVAVDVELPGVKKQDVQVHYDEGKLTISGEFVNERKSESDKGNQRWSERRFGSFSRTITIPDKVDADRIEAQFSNGILSILLPKIEQSRSKKQIAIN; this is translated from the coding sequence ATGTCTCTTCAACCTTTCTTCGAGTTGCACCCTTTCCAAGACGTCTTTTCTGACTTTCTGAGTTATTCTCCTCGTGTCCAACGCCAAAATCGTGTTGGCGATTTGTCACCTGCTATCGATGTTCACGAAGGCAAAGACACGGTTGCTGTTGATGTTGAACTTCCTGGTgtcaaaaagcaagacgTTCAAGTTCATTACGACGAAGGAAAGCTTACCATTTCTGGTGAATTTGTGAATGAGCGCAAGAGTGAAAGCGACaaaggaaaccaaagatggTCGGAACGTCGCTTTGGTTCTTTCTCCCGAACAATCACCATTCCAGACAAGGTAGATGCCGATCGTATTGAAGCTCAATTTTCCAATGGCATTTTGAGTATTCTTTTGCCAAAGATTGAGCAATCTCGCTCCAAGAAGCAAATCGCCATTAATTAA
- a CDS encoding D-tagatose 3-epimerase — MHLSTHTWMRPEPLETTLKRASELGYESIELAGIPEQYPIEETKKLLQKYGLKCWGTVTLQMGDHDLAASKPEQRQMTVQYIKDVVDMAAGLGGSITSLVPVTVGKLAPTSSPENEWKWVVEGLKEVHKHALSRGIKIGLEPLNRFETYFLNRIDQALALADAVGPEMGIALDPFHLNIEEANMFSAIKSAGTRIYDVHVSDNNRLPIGDGSMDWKRIYELLKEIGYDGGLAVEFMPNIDRTPVNHTQQLETKEVDIPPALRKFIEDHASSILNDKYFTSLMKTSADNILSLLGKSS, encoded by the coding sequence atgcaTCTATCTACACATACTTGGATGAGGCCTGAGCCTCTAGAAACTACCTTGAAACGTGCTAGCGAACTAGGCTACGAAAGTATCGAATTAGCTGGTATTCCTGAACAGTATCCTATTGAAGAGACGAAAAAGCTACTTCAAAAGTACGGATTAAAATGCTGGGGAACAGTGACTTTACAGATGGGCGATCATGATCTTGCCGCTTCTAAGCCTGAGCAGCGACAGATGACAGTACAATACATAAAGGATGTTGTGGATATGGCTGCTGGCTTAGGTGGGAGCATTACAAGTCTAGTGCCCGTGACGGTAGGTAAGCTTGCACCAACCTCATCTCCAGAAAACGAATGGAAATGGGTAGTAGAAGGTTTGAAAGAAGTTCATAAGCATGCTTTGTCTCGTGGAATAAAGATTGGTTTGGAACCGCTAAACCGTTTTGAAACATACTTCCTGAACCGAATTGATCAAGCTCTTGCCCTAGCCGATGCAGTCGGTCCAGAAATGGGGATCGCGTTAGATCCGTTCCACTTGAATATCGAAGAGGCCAATATGTTCTCAGCTATAAAGTCTGCTGGTACAAGAATTTATGATGTTCATGTTTCAGATAATAACAGACTTCCTATTGGAGATGGTAGCATGGATTGGAAGAGAATATATGAGCTGTTGAAAGAGATAGGATATGATGGAGGATTAGCTGTTGAATTTATGCCCAACATTGACAGGACTCCGGTTAATCACACTCAGCAActtgaaacaaaggaagTTGATATTCCTCCAGCATTACGGAAATTCATTGAAGATCATGCTTCTAGTATTTTAAACGATAAATACTTTACTAGTTTGATGAAAACATCAGCCGATAACATTCTCTCCCTTCTCGGAAAGTCATCATAA
- the ctt1 gene encoding catalase has translation MAFTKVPSSHSFRICFPKVTPSFIAKRNFSISPKKMSQNVYRTNTGCPIFNPTASARIGKGGPVLLQDFHLIDMFQHFDRERIPERVVHAKGSGAHGVFECTKDITKYTKHTMFSEVGKKTPMLARFSTVGGERGTPDSARDPRGFALKFYTEDGIFDMVGNNTPTFFIRDPAKFPVFIHTQKRNPQTDMKDATMFWDYLSQNEESIHQVMILFSDRGGTPYGYRFMNGFSSHTYKFVNEKGDFHYCKWHFVSDQGAKGLSDEQAKSLDGSNPDHARKDLFDAIERGDYPSWTLYVQVMTPEEAEKYRYNIFDLTKVWPHKDVPMQEVGRFTLNQNPKNFFAEIEQAAFSPSHMVPGIEVSADPVLQVRTFSYPDTHRHRLGANFEQIPVNSPKCPVFNYSRDGPMNVTDNQGSMPNYPSSLQPLAKEHHEPNEKHEKWVGQVTYHMDEITDLDFEQPRAFWERVLGKQPGQQDNFVKNVAGHLSGALPEIRERQYKVFSRVHTDLGQRIREATEKVAKEMAENESAPINIAEPHMFQTN, from the coding sequence atggCGTTCACTAAAGTGCCATCGTCTCACTCTTTTCGAATCTGTTTTCCAAAGGTAActccttcttttattgcTAAACGtaatttttctatttccCCTAAGAAAATGTCGCAAAATGTTTATAGAACGAATACCGGCTGTCCCATTTTCAACCCAACGGCTAGTGCCCGTATAGGAAAGGGCGGCCCCGTGTTGCTTCAAGATTTCCACTTAATTGATATGTTCCAACACTTCGATCGTGAACGTATTCCCGAACGTGTTGTCCATGCCAAGGGTTCCGGTGCCCATGGTGTCTTTGAATGTACCAAGGATATCACAAAGTACACCAAGCATACAATGTTCTCTGAGGTTGGCAAGAAGACCCCCATGTTGGCCCGTTTCTCTACTGTAGGTGGTGAACGTGGTACTCCTGACAGCGCTCGTGATCCTCGTGGTTTTGCTCTTAAATTTTACACCGAAGACGGAATTTTCGATATGGTCGGTAACAACACTCccacttttttcattcgtGACCCTGCTAAATTCCCCGTGTTCATCCATACCCAAAAGAGAAACCCTCAAACTGACATGAAGGATGCCACCATGTTTTGGGATTACCTATctcaaaatgaagaatcGATTCATCAAGTCATGATTCTCTTTTCCGATCGTGGTGGTACACCTTATGGTTACCGTTTTATGAACGGTTTCTCTAGCCATACATACAAGTTTGTTAACGAGAAGGGTGATTTCCATTACTGCAAATGGCATTTCGTCTCCGACCAAGGTGCCAAGGGATTAAGTGATGAACAAGCTAAGAGTTTGGACGGATCTAATCCTGATCATGCTCGTAAAGACCTTTTTGATGCAATTGAGCGTGGTGACTATCCTAGCTGGACCCTTTATGTGCAAGTGATGACTCCCGAGGAAGCCGAGAAGTATAGATATAACATCTTTGATCTTACCAAGGTATGGCCACACAAGGACGTTCCTATGCAAGAAGTAGGCCGTTTTACTTTGAACCAAAACCCAAAGAACTTCTTTGCCGAAATTGAACAAGCAGCTTTCTCTCCTTCTCACATGGTTCCCGGTATAGAAGTTTCTGCCGATCCCGTTTTGCAAGTCCGTACATTCAGTTATCCCGACACTCATCGCCATCGCTTGGGTGCCAACTTTGAGCAAATTCCCGTCAACAGCCCTAAGTGCCCCGTCTTTAACTATTCTCGTGACGGACCCATGAATGTAACTGACAACCAAGGCAGTATGCCCAACTATCCTTCATCATTACAACCCTTGGCCAAGGAGCATCATGAGCCAAAcgaaaaacatgaaaagtGGGTTGGCCAAGTCACATACCACATGGATGAGATTACTGATCTTGATTTTGAGCAACCTAGAGCTTTCTGGGAAAGAGTTTTAGGAAAACAACCTGGACAGCAGGACAACTTTGTCAAAAACGTTGCTGGCCATCTCTCTGGTGCTCTCCCTGAAATTCGTGAGCGCCAATACAAGGTGTTCAGCCGCGTCCACACTGACTTGGGCCAACGCATTCGTGAGGCTACTGAAAAAGTCGCGAAAGAAATGGCTGAAAACGAATCTGCACCCATAAACATAGCTGAACCTCACATGTTCCAAACCAACTAG
- a CDS encoding dipeptide transmembrane transporter, which translates to MPSSEIPELSSSNKSASSSKAKAEESIKDFAIEKPTTTEAVGEVDIAAGDLLYDGEFNYTEKEARKVLWKIDLVLMPTMCITYMIQYLDKTALSYAALYGMKNDTHISGQTYSSMTTLFYVGYLVAQYPAAYIMQKVPLTLFIFVNVILWSAMVCLMAACRNGSSLLALRFLAGVFEASITPAFINITSMWYKREEQPMRTLCWYAFNGTAQIVGSILSYGLGHIHHRISSWRYIFIVIGLLSLVWGLVFMFIPSNPTKARFLTSHERRIALERVRDNRTGLENKTFKISQAWETFRDPQVIMITLFTGICMITNGIGVFSTLIINGLGYNELKSAVLNMPLGAIEIAAMVVSGILCKIFKEGRLLIGAFCNCLNLVGCIMIWKIPQSNPYGRLVGVWFTMWVPAGTALLLSLISSNVAGSTKKSVTNATVFVFYSVGNIVSPQLFKSGQTPEYIEGIQAMIVALCLIIFIAFLLTGYYLYENKRRDNVMANDPSTAYSVNNEEFMDLTDREQIKFRYRW; encoded by the coding sequence ATGCCTTCTTCAGAGATTCCTGAACTTTCTAGTTCAAATAAGAGCGCATCGTCTTCCAAGGCAAAGGCAGAGGAGAGCATTAAGGATTTTGCAATTGAAAAGCCCACTACAACAGAAGCTGTGGGGGAGGTGGACATTGCAGCAGGTGATTTGCTTTATGATGGTGAATTTAATTATACAGAGAAAGAAGCCCGGAAAgttctttggaagattgATCTTGTATTGATGCCAACAATGTGTATTACATATATGATTCAATATTTAGACAAGACGGCCTTGTCTTATGCTGCTCTTTACGGTATGAAAAATGATACACATATTAGTGGTCAGACTTATAGTAGTATGACTACGCTGTTTTATGTTGGCTACCTGGTAGCTCAATACCCTGCCGCCTATATCATGCAGAAAGTTCCTCTTaccctttttattttcgttAATGTGATCCTTTGGAGCGCCATGGTTTGCCTAATGGCTGCTTGTCGTAATGGCTCCTCTCTTTTAGCTCTTCGATTTTTAGCCGGTGTATTTGAAGCTTCTATTACACCGGCATTCATCAATATCACTTCTATGTGGTATAAACGTGAAGAGCAACCCATGAGAACTCTCTGTTGGTATGCATTCAACGGTACCGCCCAGATCGTCGGGTCCATTTTATCGTATGGTTTGGGTCATATTCATCACAGAATTTCCTCTTGGAGATACATATTTATTGTCATAGGCTTACTTTCTCTGGTTTGGGGGCTCGTTTTCATGTTCATTCCCAGTAATCCCACCAAAGCACGTTTCCTAACTTCTCATGAGCGACGGATCGCTTTGGAAAGGGTTAGAGATAATAGGACTGGTTTGGAAAACAAGACATTCAAAATTTCTCAAGCCTGGGAAACATTTCGTGATCCTCAAGTTATCATGATCACTTTGTTTACTGGTATTTGCATGATTACCAATGGTATAGGTGTCTTCAGTACTTTAATTATCAACGGACTCGGATATAATGAACTGAAATCAGCTGTCCTCAACATGCCCTTGGGTGCCATTGAAATTGCTGCCATGGTTGTCAGTGGTATTCTCTGCAAGATTTTCAAGGAGGGACGTTTGTTGATTGgtgctttttgtaattgcTTGAATTTGGTTGGATGTATCatgatttggaaaatcCCCCAATCTAATCCTTATGGCCGCTTGGTGGGCGTATGGTTCACTATGTGGGTACCTGCAGGCACTGCCTTGTTGTTGTCACTCATTTCTTCTAACGTTGCTGGCTCCACGAAAAAAAGCGTTACGAATGCCActgtctttgttttttattccGTAGGAAACATCGTCTCTCCACAACTGTTCAAGTCTGGACAAACCCCAGAGTATATTGAAGGCATCCAAGCTATGATTGTCGCTCTTTGTTTGATTATTTTCATAGCCTTCTTATTAACTGGATATTATCTTtatgaaaacaagaggAGAGATAATGTCATGGCGAACGATCCTTCTACAGCGTACTCTGTTAATAACGAAGAGTTTATGGATCTCACTGACCGTGAGCAAATCAAGTTTCGGTATCGTTGGTAA
- the rnc1 gene encoding KH domain RNA-binding protein Rnc1, whose product MCPIQLTNTVPISSMAYNHFAIPKSIEEKENSFFDVTFQDEPEDASAPAVAASLSKVPPTFASASSLATSSTSTPLSTIQNGVTPGLQQAAQSMQQSQPLSTSQQELPITATPPSTSSNKPTMDDTSYANQQLTLRALLSTREAGIVIGKAGKNVAELRTSTNVKAGVTKAVPNVHDRVLTVSGSLENVVRAYRFIIDIFARNSTNADGTPVEPAAPRKLRLLIAHSLMGSIIGKNGLRIKHIQDKCSCRMIASKDMLPQSTERTVEVHGTVENLHAAIWEIGKCLIDDWERGAGTVFYNPVSRITQPLPSLAQGTPPPQPVASDTPPVVNEGVQENFVSYGAPVFPTPQLPFLQQPKVTQNISIPADMVGCIIGRGGSKISEIRRTSGSKISIAKEPHDETGERMFTITGTHEENEKALFLLYQQLELEKDRRSH is encoded by the coding sequence ATGTGTCCTATCCAACTTACCAATACCGTACCTATATCATCTATGGCATATAACCATTTTGCAATTCCAAAGtcaattgaagaaaaagaaaactcgTTTTTCGACGTGACTTTCCAAGACGAACCCGAAGACGCATCCGCTCCCGCCGTTGCCGCTTCTTTATCCAAAGTACCTCCTACATTCGCAAGtgcttcttctttagcTACTTCATCCACCTCAACTCCTCTTTCTACTATCCAGAACGGTGTAACCCCCGGACTCCAACAAGCCGCTCAATCCATGCAGCAATCACAACCTTTATCCACTTCTCAGCAAGAACTCCCTATCACAGCCACCCCTCCTTCCACTAGTAGTAACAAGCCTACCATGGACGATACAAGTTATGCTAACCAACAGCTCACTTTACGTGCACTTTTGTCCACTCGTGAGGCTGGTATCGTCATCGGCAAAGCCGGCAAAAATGTTGCTGAGCTTCGTACCTCTACCAATGTAAAAGCTGGTGTCACTAAGGCTGTTCCAAATGTGCATGATCGTGTTCTCACTGTCAGTGGTAGTTTAGAAAATGTTGTACGCGCTTACAGATTCATAATCGATATCTTTGCACGCAACAGCACAAACGCTGACGGTACCCCTGTTGAACCTGCTGCTCCCAGAAAACTTCGCCTCCTTATTGCTCATTCCCTCATGGGTAGTATCATCGGCAAGAATGGTTTGCGTATCAAGCACATCCAAGACAAATGCAGTTGTCGCATGATCGCTTCCAAAGATATGCTTCCTCAATCTACCGAGCGTACTGTTGAAGTTCATGGAACGGTTGAAAACCTTCACGCAGCTATCTGGGAGATTGGAAAATGCCTAATTGATGACTGGGAACGAGGTGCTGGTACTGTTTTCTATAACCCTGTTTCTCGTATTACCCAACCTCTTCCATCCCTTGCTCAGGGCACTCCTCCTCCCCAACCAGTTGCCTCTGATACTCCTCCCGTTGTTAATGAAGGCGTTCAAGAAAACTTTGTTTCCTACGGTGCTCCAGTTTTTCCCACCCCTCAGTTGCCTTTTTTGCAACAACCTAAAGTCACTCAGAACATCAGTATTCCCGCTGACATGGTTGGCTGTATAATAGGTCGAGGAGGCTCGAAAATCTCTGAAATTCGTCGTACCAGTGGTAGCAAGATTTCAATTGCAAAAGAGCCTCATGACGAAACTGGTGAACGGATGTTTACGATTACGGGTACCCATGAGGAAAATGAGAAAGCTCTTTTCTTACTTTACCAGCAGCTTGAACTTGAGAAGGATCGTCGCTCTCATTAA
- a CDS encoding Conidiation protein 6: protein MSHSTRVSAGHKAALHNPNVSDETKQHEREYLENEGVDETSTSHGSSHRSGNKDPKNVERGYKATTHNPNVSEDAKQHAKDELEHNEKFHNYQH from the coding sequence aTGTCGCATTCTACAAGAGTAAGCGCTGGCCACAAAGCTGCTTTGCACAACCCAAATGTCTCTGATGAGACTAAGCAACATGAAAGAGAATATCTCGAAAATGAAGGCGTTGATGAGACTTCCACCTCACACGGATCCTCACACAGGTCGGGAAACAAAGACCCAAAAAATGTTGAAAGAGGATATAAGGCTACCACTCACAACCCAAATGTGTCTGAGGATGCCAAACAGCATGCTAAGGACGAACTCGAACACAACGAGAAATTTCACAATTATCAGCATTGA
- the rrp45 gene encoding exosome subunit Rrp45 yields MSKSLEPSANNKGFLINALKKELRLDGRSLTDFRDLTIQFGEDYGQVDISLGSTRVMARISAEITKPYSDRPFDGIFAITTELTPLASPAFETGRVSEQEVIISRLIEQAIRRSNALDTESLCIVSGQKCWNVRASIHFINHDGNLVDAACIAVITALCHFRRPEITVLGDEVTVHSIDERVPVPLSVLHTPICVTFSFFEDGSLSAIDASLEEEELRTGSMTVTLNKNREICQIFKAGGVTIDASSVVACAQTAFQKTTFIISEIQRALDEDLSKKETQFFGGSAKNQRS; encoded by the exons ATGTCGAAGAGTCTTGAACCTTCCGCAAATAATAAGGGCTTTCTTATCAATGCCCTGAAAAAAGAACTGAGACTGGATGGCCGTTCATTAACTGACTTTCGAGATCTTACAATCCAGTTTGGTGAAGATTATGGTCAGGTAGACATTTCTTTGGGTTCAACTAG GGTTATGGCACGTATCTCTGCTGAAATTACGAAGCCATATTCAGATCGACCATTTGATGGAATCTTTGCAATCACAACTGAGCTTACACCACTTGCCAGCCCTGCTTTTGAGACAGGAAG AGTATCTGAGCAAGAAGTTATCATTTCCCGCCTCATTGAACAAGCAATTCGACGTTCAAACGCTTTAGACACAGAATCTCTATGCATCGTTTCAGGACAGAAGTGCTGGAATGTTCGTGCAAGTATCCATTTCATTAATCACGACGGAAATTTGGTGGATGCTGCATGTATCGCAGTGATTACGGCCCTTTGTCATTTTCGAAGGCCTGAAATCACTGTTCTCGGCGATGAAGTTACAGTGCATTCTATCGATGAGCGTGTTCCTGTTCCTCTTTCCGTTCTTCATACCCCGATCTGTGTAACGTTTAGCTTCTTTGAAGATGGAAGCTTATCAGCTATAGATGCATctcttgaagaagaagaactgCGTACTGGGAGTATGACAGTCACCCTCAACAAAAACCGTGAAATCTGTCAAATCTTTAAAGCCGGAGGTGTTACAATAGACGCTTCTAGTGTGGTTGCATGTGCTCAAActgctttccaaaaaacGACATTTATCATTTCCGAAATTCAACGGGCTTTAGATGAGGATTTGtctaaaaaagaaacgcaATTTTTTGGAGGTTCTGCCAAAAACCAACgctcttaa